Proteins co-encoded in one Ruegeria pomeroyi DSS-3 genomic window:
- a CDS encoding 8-oxoguanine deaminase: MTEHLIRNADTILTMDAGRRELAGADILIRDGIVAAIGPNLATLGEVHEARGCVVTPGLVNTHHHLYQSLTRAVPGGQDALLFGWLKTLYPIWARFGPEEMFVSAQTGLAELALSGCTLSSDHLYLYPNGARLDDTIAAATELGLRFHPTRGAMSIGESAGGLPPDTLVEGEAAILDDMIRVVDAFHDAGEGSMCRVGLAPCSPFSVSRDLMRDAALLARDKGVMLHTHLAENDEDIAYSLAQFGCRPGQYAEDLGWTGPDVWHAHCVKLDGQEIDLFARSRTGVAHCPCSNCRLGSGIAPVRAMRDAGVSVGLGVDGSASNDSGNLMGEARQAMLLQRVARGADAMSAREALEIATRGGADVLGRPDCGRLELGKRADIAIWDVSGINSAGSWDPAALLLAGPTRVKHLFVEGRQIVRDGQIITIDLPHMIERQNRLARALMG, from the coding sequence ATGACCGAACACCTGATTCGAAATGCCGATACAATCCTGACCATGGATGCGGGCCGCCGTGAGCTGGCCGGCGCCGATATCCTGATCCGTGACGGAATCGTGGCCGCGATCGGCCCGAACCTCGCCACGCTGGGTGAGGTGCACGAGGCGCGCGGCTGCGTGGTCACGCCGGGCCTCGTCAACACCCATCACCATCTGTACCAGAGCCTCACACGGGCGGTGCCGGGCGGGCAGGATGCGCTGCTCTTTGGCTGGCTCAAGACGCTCTATCCGATCTGGGCGCGCTTCGGCCCCGAGGAGATGTTCGTCTCGGCCCAGACCGGGCTGGCGGAACTGGCGCTGTCAGGCTGCACGCTCAGTTCCGATCATCTGTACCTCTACCCCAACGGCGCGCGGCTGGACGACACCATCGCCGCCGCGACCGAGCTTGGCCTGCGCTTTCACCCAACAAGGGGCGCCATGAGCATCGGCGAAAGCGCGGGCGGCCTGCCGCCCGATACGCTGGTCGAGGGCGAAGCCGCGATCCTGGACGACATGATCCGGGTGGTTGATGCCTTTCATGACGCAGGCGAGGGCAGCATGTGTCGCGTGGGCCTTGCCCCCTGTTCGCCCTTTTCGGTCAGCCGAGACCTGATGCGCGACGCGGCGCTGCTGGCGCGGGACAAGGGGGTGATGCTGCACACCCATCTGGCCGAGAATGACGAGGACATCGCCTATAGCCTGGCGCAGTTCGGCTGCCGTCCCGGTCAATATGCCGAGGATCTGGGCTGGACCGGACCGGATGTCTGGCATGCCCATTGCGTCAAGCTGGACGGGCAAGAGATCGACCTCTTCGCCCGCTCGCGTACCGGCGTCGCCCATTGCCCCTGCTCCAACTGTCGGCTGGGCAGCGGCATCGCCCCGGTCCGCGCCATGCGTGACGCGGGCGTGTCGGTGGGGCTGGGGGTCGACGGTTCGGCGAGCAATGACAGCGGCAACCTGATGGGCGAGGCGCGACAGGCGATGCTGTTGCAACGGGTGGCGCGGGGCGCCGATGCCATGTCGGCCCGCGAGGCGCTCGAGATCGCCACCCGCGGCGGCGCCGACGTGCTGGGCCGGCCCGATTGCGGCCGGCTCGAGCTGGGCAAACGCGCCGATATCGCGATCTGGGATGTCTCGGGCATCAACAGCGCTGGCAGCTGGGATCCGGCGGCGCTGCTGCTGGCCGGACCCACCCGTGTCAAACATCTGTTTGTCGAGGGCCGCCAGATCGTGCGCGACGGGCAGATCATCACTATCGACCTGCCACACATGATCGAACGTCAAAACAGGCTCGCGCGCGCCCTGATGGGCTGA
- the mgtE gene encoding magnesium transporter, with translation MTTGTVTPDQDKPRDEDAYELDRRHVAAILYAVDTDDRDQLIELMEPLHAADIADLLEQINTFDRARLIRLYDREFDGEILSELDEGIREEVVRLLNPDVLAEAVRELDSDDVVDLLEDLEESDHETILDALEDADRVAVEQALAYPEGSAGRLMQREVVMAPEHWTVGEVIDFMRGSDDLPDQFYHVVLVDPRLHPVGNVTLGRIMSARREVPLSTLAEETFQIIPADQDEEDVAYAFNQYHLISAPVVDAEGRLVGVITIDDAMIVLDEEHEEDILRLAGVGESSLSDTVMETTRQRLPWLAVNLATAILASLVISIFESTIANVVALAVLMPIVASMGGNAGTQSLTVAVRALATRDLTGSNLGRVLRREVMVGLVNGAVFAVVMGIVGHVWFGLPLLGPVIAAAMVVNLVVAGLAGAGIPVLLEKAGIDPALASGTFVTTVTDVVGFFAFLGLASVFLL, from the coding sequence ATGACGACCGGCACAGTAACGCCAGACCAGGACAAGCCCCGCGACGAGGACGCCTATGAGCTGGATCGCCGCCACGTGGCCGCGATTCTCTATGCGGTCGACACCGATGACCGCGACCAGCTGATCGAACTGATGGAGCCGCTGCACGCGGCCGACATCGCCGACCTGCTGGAACAGATCAACACCTTTGACCGCGCCCGGCTGATCCGGCTCTATGACCGCGAATTCGATGGCGAGATCCTGTCGGAACTCGATGAGGGCATCCGCGAAGAGGTCGTGCGCCTGCTCAACCCCGACGTTCTGGCCGAGGCGGTGCGTGAGCTGGACAGCGACGATGTGGTCGACCTGCTCGAAGACCTCGAAGAGAGCGATCACGAAACCATTCTCGACGCGCTTGAAGATGCCGACCGGGTCGCTGTCGAACAGGCGCTGGCCTATCCCGAAGGCTCTGCCGGGCGCTTGATGCAGCGCGAGGTGGTGATGGCGCCCGAACATTGGACGGTGGGCGAGGTCATCGACTTCATGCGCGGTTCGGACGACCTGCCGGACCAGTTCTATCACGTGGTCCTGGTCGACCCGCGCCTGCATCCGGTGGGCAATGTGACGCTGGGCCGGATCATGTCGGCCCGGCGCGAGGTGCCGCTGAGCACGCTGGCCGAAGAGACGTTTCAGATCATCCCCGCCGATCAGGATGAAGAGGACGTGGCCTATGCGTTCAACCAGTATCACCTGATCTCGGCCCCCGTTGTGGATGCCGAGGGGCGGCTGGTGGGCGTGATCACCATCGATGACGCCATGATCGTTCTGGACGAAGAGCACGAGGAAGACATTCTGCGCCTGGCCGGTGTCGGCGAAAGCAGCCTGTCGGATACGGTAATGGAAACCACCAGGCAGCGCCTGCCCTGGCTGGCGGTGAACCTGGCAACGGCGATCCTGGCCTCGCTGGTGATCTCTATCTTCGAAAGCACGATTGCCAACGTGGTGGCGCTGGCGGTGCTGATGCCGATCGTCGCCTCGATGGGCGGCAATGCCGGCACCCAGAGCCTGACCGTTGCGGTGCGGGCGCTGGCGACCCGCGACCTGACCGGGTCGAACCTGGGCCGGGTGTTGCGGCGTGAGGTGATGGTGGGGCTGGTCAATGGCGCGGTCTTTGCGGTGGTGATGGGGATCGTGGGCCATGTCTGGTTCGGCCTGCCGCTGCTGGGTCCGGTGATCGCTGCCGCAATGGTGGTCAATCTGGTCGTGGCCGGGCTTGCCGGGGCCGGGATTCCGGTGCTTCTTGAAAAGGCCGGGATCGACCCGGCGCTGGCCTCGGGCACCTTCGTGACCACGGTAACGGATGTTGTCGGGTTCTTTGCCTTTCTGGGGCTGGCTTCCGTCTTTCTGCTCTAG
- a CDS encoding 5-formyltetrahydrofolate cyclo-ligase, producing the protein MDDLTAIKAAARKAAFARRKAAFDACPAGAAGRLSEVLAGYRGVPLSGYMPIRTEIDPLPAMAEAAAHGPVGVPVIQGAGLPLRFSLWSPEGPLREGPFGAMVPETDDWMEPEILIVPLVAFDSRGGRLGYGGGFYDRTLQGLRAKRATLAIGFAFDAQEAEALPLEPTDQPLDMVVTESRVLSF; encoded by the coding sequence ATGGACGACCTGACCGCGATCAAGGCCGCCGCGCGTAAGGCGGCCTTTGCCCGCCGCAAGGCGGCATTCGATGCCTGCCCGGCCGGGGCGGCGGGACGGCTTTCAGAGGTTCTGGCCGGCTACCGCGGAGTGCCGCTGTCGGGCTACATGCCGATCCGGACCGAGATCGACCCGCTGCCCGCAATGGCCGAGGCGGCGGCCCATGGCCCCGTCGGGGTGCCGGTGATCCAGGGCGCGGGCCTGCCCCTGCGGTTTTCGCTGTGGTCGCCCGAGGGCCCGCTGCGCGAGGGGCCGTTTGGCGCCATGGTGCCCGAGACCGACGACTGGATGGAACCCGAGATCCTGATCGTGCCGCTGGTGGCCTTTGACTCGCGGGGCGGGCGGCTGGGTTATGGCGGCGGTTTCTACGACCGCACCTTGCAGGGGTTGCGGGCCAAACGCGCCACGCTTGCTATCGGCTTCGCCTTTGATGCGCAAGAGGCCGAGGCGCTGCCACTGGAACCCACCGACCAGCCGCTCGACATGGTGGTCACCGAAAGCCGGGTGCTGAGCTTCTGA
- the guaD gene encoding guanine deaminase: MTGQTILRGRVLSFVQSPFDTAPETAVRENEALLIEGGHVTAVGSWDALRREAPQAEVSDHGERVILAGFVDAHVHYPQTAMIASWGKRLIDWLNTYTFPEERKFADLTYASEIAARYLDLTAAHGTTTMCSFCTIHPESVEAFFAEAQARGQRVVAGKTCMDRNAPDFLRDTAQSAYDQSKALLQKWHGVDRISYAITPRFSPTSTSEQLDAMGALWAEHPDCLMQTHLSEQTDEIEWVKGLYPEARDYLDTYEQHGLLGGCGLYGHAIHLEKRERDRLREHGAGLIHCPTSNTFIGSGLFDMAGLMAEGQRIGLATDTGGGSSFSMLRTMAAAYEIGQLRGVPLHAAQLLWLATQGSARALRMDHQIGNIAPGMEADLVVLDLASTPAIAQRSAMADDLWEALFPTIMMGDDRAIAEVWIAGRRV; encoded by the coding sequence ATGACCGGACAGACCATTTTGCGGGGGCGGGTGCTGTCCTTTGTGCAGTCCCCCTTTGATACCGCGCCCGAAACGGCCGTCCGCGAAAACGAGGCGCTGCTGATCGAGGGCGGGCATGTGACGGCGGTCGGCAGCTGGGACGCGCTGCGGCGCGAAGCCCCGCAGGCAGAGGTAAGTGATCACGGCGAACGGGTAATTCTGGCCGGCTTCGTGGATGCGCATGTGCATTATCCCCAGACCGCGATGATCGCGAGCTGGGGCAAGCGGCTGATCGACTGGCTCAACACCTATACCTTTCCCGAAGAGCGCAAGTTCGCCGACCTGACCTATGCCTCCGAGATCGCGGCCCGGTATCTGGACCTGACGGCGGCGCATGGCACCACCACCATGTGCAGCTTCTGCACCATCCATCCCGAGAGCGTGGAGGCGTTTTTTGCCGAGGCACAGGCGCGCGGCCAGCGGGTGGTCGCGGGCAAGACCTGTATGGACCGCAATGCGCCAGATTTCCTGCGCGACACGGCACAGAGCGCCTATGACCAGTCCAAGGCTCTGTTGCAGAAGTGGCATGGGGTGGACCGGATCTCCTATGCGATCACGCCTCGGTTTTCGCCCACCTCGACGTCGGAACAGCTGGATGCGATGGGTGCGCTCTGGGCCGAGCATCCCGATTGCCTGATGCAGACCCATCTGAGCGAACAGACCGACGAGATCGAATGGGTCAAGGGCCTCTATCCCGAAGCGCGCGATTATCTGGACACGTACGAGCAGCATGGGCTCCTCGGCGGGTGCGGACTGTATGGCCATGCCATCCACCTGGAGAAGCGCGAGCGTGACCGGCTGCGCGAACATGGCGCCGGGCTGATCCATTGCCCGACCTCGAACACGTTCATCGGCTCGGGCCTGTTCGACATGGCCGGGCTGATGGCGGAGGGACAGCGGATCGGGCTGGCCACCGATACCGGTGGCGGGTCCAGCTTTTCGATGCTGCGCACGATGGCCGCCGCCTATGAGATCGGCCAGCTGCGGGGCGTGCCGCTGCACGCGGCGCAGCTGTTGTGGCTGGCCACCCAGGGCTCGGCCCGGGCGCTGCGGATGGATCACCAGATCGGCAACATCGCCCCGGGGATGGAGGCGGATCTGGTGGTACTCGACCTCGCCTCCACTCCCGCCATCGCCCAGCGCAGCGCTATGGCAGACGACCTGTGGGAGGCGCTGTTTCCGACCATCATGATGGGCGACGACCGCGCCATCGCCGAAGTCTGGATCGCCGGCAGGCGGGTCTGA